The Rhododendron vialii isolate Sample 1 chromosome 5a, ASM3025357v1 genome contains a region encoding:
- the LOC131326643 gene encoding GATA transcription factor 21-like — translation MVPAYLNSSTSSHEVQPYTAKPESSSCFSSHAFSCTIQDQGGFYLRKDLHHLEYQQEANNSATDEGSQDNSAPNSENNCGLKFSLWKKEDGNENRSGSAKWTCSKMKVMGRMMIANSDHMISSEAQTNIALMKFEDQKQKSSDHPMQNIDNGSNSSSSNSNSPIRVCSDCNTTKTPLWRSGPRGPKSLCNACGIRQRKARKAMAAAAAAATTTTEKSKDAVLGAERSSDPLKIKLQHKAKRSNNGHVSQYKKRSKLAATPKSHGRKKLCFEDFLISLSKNLAIQQVFPQDEKEAAILLMALSCGLVHG, via the exons atggttCCAGCTTACCTGAATTCATCTACTTCTTCTCATGAAGTACAACCCTACACTGCAAAACCTGaatcttcttcttgtttctcAAGTCATGCTTTTAGCTGCACAATTCAAGATCAAGGAGGATTCTATCTTCGTAAGGATTTACACCACCTAGAATATCAACAAGAG GCTAATAATTCGGCTACCGATGAAGGATCGCAGGATAATTCAGCACCCAATAGCGAAAATAACTGCGGCTTAAAGTTCTCCTTGTGGAAGAAAGAAGATGGAAATGAAAATCGATCTGGTTCGGCTAAGTGGACGTGTTCGAAGATGAAGGTGATGGGAAGGATGATGATCGCGAACTCCGATCACATGATCAGCTCGGAAGCACAAACTAATATTGCTCTAATGAAGTTTGAAGATCAAAAGCAAAAGTCATCTGATCATCCTATGCAAAATATTGATAATGGCAGCAACAGTTCTTCTAGCAACAGCAACAGCCCAATTAGGGTTTGCTCTGATTGTAACACCACTAAGACCCCTCTTTGGAGAAGTGGACCAAGAGGTCCTAAG TCACTTTGCAACGCGTGCGGAATTCGGCAAAGGAAGGCAAGAAAGGCTATGGCggcggcagcagcagcagcaacgaCAACAACAGAAAAATCAAAGGACGCAGTTCTTGGAGCCGAGCGTTCTTCGGATCCACTGAAGATCAAGTTGCAACACAAAGCTAAGAGATCAAACAATGGTCATGTTTCACAATACAAGAAAAGATCCAAGCTTGCCGCCACGCCGAAATCTCATGGGAGAAAGAAGCTTTGCTTCGAGGACTTCTTGATCAGTTTGAGTAAGAATTTGGCAATTCAACAAGTTTTCCCACAAGATGAGAAGGAGGCTGCAATTCTGCTAATGGCTCTATCTTGTGGCCTCGTTCATGGTTGA